CGGAACTGCTTGAGCGCCGCGTGGAACTGCGGGTACTTGGCGCCCAGGATGCTTGCCGACAGCAGCGCGGCATTGACCGCGCCGGCCTTGCCGATGGCCAGGGTGGCCACGGGAACCCCAGCTGGCATCTGCACGATCGACAGCAGCGAATCGACACCCGACAGCATCGACGACTGCACCGGCACGCCCAACACCGGCAGGTGGGTCTTGGCGGCGCACATGCCCGGCAGGTGGGCGGCGCCTCCGGCACCGGCGATGATCACCTCGATGCCGCGGCCTTCGGCCTCCTCGGCGTACTGGAACAGCAGGTCCGGGGTACGGTGGGCGGAAACCACCTTCACCTCGTAGGGAATGCCGAGTTTTTCCAGCATATCGGCGGTGTGGCTAAGGGTGGACCAATCGGACTTGGAGCCCATGATCACGCCAACCAGTGCACTCATCGTCGAGCCTCTTCGCTTGTGCGCCCGCAGGCGCGTCAAAAAACAACAAGCCACGCGGGACGACCGGCGTGGCTTGTTTGCTGATCATGACCGGATCTATCCGGTCGAGGGGCCGCGCAGTATAGCGTAACGCAAGGCGATCACGGCACCCCCGGCGACCAACTGTCGCCCTTATTTTTCGGGGGTTTGGCTGACTTTCGGGTCAACTGAGCCACCCTCCAGCTTGCGCCACAGCAACCGCACGTTGGCCTTGCGCACCAGCGCGCAGCGGTACAGGCGGATTTCCAGCGGCACATGCCACTGGCTGCCGCCACAGATCACCAGTTCGCCGCGCTCCAGCTCGCCGCGCATCGACAGCCTCGGCACCCAGGCGATGCCCATGCCTTCGAGGGCCATGCTCTTTAGACTGTCGGCCATCGCTGTTTCATAGACAGTGGTATAGCGCAGGTTGCGCTGGCGCAGCAGCAGGTTGACCGAACGGCCGAGGAAGGCACCGGCGCTGTAGGCCAGCAGCGGCACGC
This window of the Pseudomonas mosselii genome carries:
- the purE gene encoding 5-(carboxyamino)imidazole ribonucleotide mutase, which gives rise to MSALVGVIMGSKSDWSTLSHTADMLEKLGIPYEVKVVSAHRTPDLLFQYAEEAEGRGIEVIIAGAGGAAHLPGMCAAKTHLPVLGVPVQSSMLSGVDSLLSIVQMPAGVPVATLAIGKAGAVNAALLSASILGAKYPQFHAALKQFRTEQTDTVLDNPDPRQA